In Bacteroidia bacterium, one genomic interval encodes:
- a CDS encoding TIGR04282 family arsenosugar biosynthesis glycosyltransferase produces the protein MIFMKNPEKGQVKTRLAKDMGEDKALNVYCDLLKHTRNVVREVECDRQLYYSNHIDSNDGWSNHEFEKRLQQGENLGERMQNAFTEAFLQAYEKVVIIGSDCISLSSPVIQKAFEALGTQEVVIGPATDGGYYLLGMRNLLPQLFRDINWSSSEVLNQTLRTVTILNMEATLLPLLSDVDTLDDYIAHKHLFV, from the coding sequence ATGATCTTTATGAAGAACCCTGAAAAGGGACAGGTGAAAACCCGGCTGGCCAAAGACATGGGAGAAGACAAGGCGCTCAATGTTTATTGCGATCTGCTGAAGCATACCCGGAATGTAGTGCGCGAAGTAGAATGCGACCGACAGCTTTACTACAGCAACCACATAGATAGCAATGATGGCTGGAGTAATCACGAATTTGAGAAGCGGCTGCAGCAGGGTGAGAACCTGGGTGAACGCATGCAAAACGCGTTTACCGAGGCATTTTTGCAGGCGTATGAAAAGGTGGTGATCATTGGCAGCGACTGCATCAGCCTCAGTTCCCCGGTAATTCAAAAAGCATTCGAGGCGCTCGGTACACAGGAAGTGGTGATAGGTCCGGCCACAGATGGCGGCTACTACCTGCTGGGAATGCGAAACCTCCTCCCACAACTCTTCCGCGACATAAACTGGAGCTCGTCCGAAGTCCTGAACCAAACGCTGCGAACCGTCACCATCCTGAACATGGAAGCCACGCTCCTCCCCCTTCTTTCTGACGTTGATACGCTGGACGATTATATTGCGCACAAACATCTGTTCGTGTAG
- the xrtN gene encoding exosortase N — MHSALLKIQLMPARWWLPVMAAALAVALSFKLLIAHVAPGVNFYLVLMSLPFAFFITDKNSRSWRWGILSFIALAGYFFLKVQTLYFAGFCLFLLFVVEINFGKISRIPVFLILLLSPFSYYVLNLVSFPLRLQLTALAGSIFKYIEPSTVVEGNVISTKAFEFTVDPACAGLNMIITSFILGLALLAYHQQKQRVELPFLRFVIYLLCIAVLILLGNLQRILSLVFFRSMPGTFSHEVIGLFCLGVMVLLPLYVLVPYIVRTRLKKVEDSKPFKQGKGAFFLQGGLLVLMGFYAITGDKLNNAPEMLNPVEVNATGYEVSYSQNEILTLQQEDILIYLKPCRSFYSSTHSPAICWKGSGFAFTKERTFLIEGETIFMAELTKGSTRLFTAWWYDNDSIKTTKQFEWRWKMLKGADPFHLVNISSTNEKILLKEVRKWLRG, encoded by the coding sequence ATGCATTCTGCGCTGTTAAAAATTCAATTGATGCCGGCCCGTTGGTGGCTCCCGGTAATGGCTGCAGCATTGGCTGTGGCTCTGAGCTTTAAATTATTAATAGCACATGTGGCACCTGGCGTTAATTTTTATCTGGTGCTGATGAGCCTTCCTTTTGCTTTTTTTATTACTGACAAAAATAGCCGGAGCTGGCGGTGGGGTATTTTAAGTTTCATTGCCCTGGCTGGTTATTTTTTCCTGAAAGTCCAAACATTGTATTTTGCCGGGTTCTGCCTATTCCTGCTTTTCGTGGTGGAAATTAATTTCGGGAAAATCAGTCGTATCCCGGTATTTCTCATTCTTCTGCTTTCGCCTTTTTCTTATTATGTGCTCAACCTGGTGAGCTTTCCGCTGCGCCTGCAACTCACCGCCCTGGCCGGTAGCATATTTAAATATATTGAACCATCTACCGTGGTTGAAGGCAACGTGATCAGCACCAAAGCATTTGAGTTTACGGTAGATCCTGCCTGCGCAGGTTTGAATATGATAATTACTTCTTTTATTCTTGGGTTGGCATTACTGGCTTACCATCAGCAAAAGCAGCGCGTTGAATTGCCGTTTTTACGCTTTGTAATTTATCTTTTGTGTATTGCCGTGCTTATTCTTTTGGGCAATCTTCAGCGTATTTTGTCCCTGGTATTTTTTCGTTCGATGCCCGGCACTTTCTCTCATGAGGTTATTGGCCTTTTTTGCCTGGGGGTAATGGTATTGCTGCCGCTGTATGTGCTGGTCCCTTATATTGTGCGGACCCGGCTTAAAAAAGTGGAAGATTCAAAACCTTTTAAGCAGGGAAAAGGCGCTTTCTTTTTACAAGGGGGATTATTGGTATTGATGGGTTTCTACGCAATTACCGGGGATAAACTAAATAATGCGCCAGAAATGCTAAATCCGGTAGAAGTAAACGCAACGGGATATGAGGTTTCCTATAGCCAGAATGAAATCCTGACATTGCAGCAGGAGGACATATTGATTTACCTGAAACCCTGCCGGAGCTTTTACAGCAGTACCCACAGTCCAGCTATTTGCTGGAAGGGGAGTGGCTTTGCCTTTACCAAAGAACGAACGTTTTTAATTGAAGGCGAAACCATTTTTATGGCTGAACTCACAAAAGGCTCAACCCGGCTATTCACCGCGTGGTGGTATGACAATGATAGCATTAAAACCACAAAACAATTTGAATGGCGCTGGAAAATGCTAAAAGGAGCCGACCCCTTTCATTTGGTAAACATTTCTTCAACCAATGAAAAAATACTTTTGAAGGAGGTAAGGAAATGGCTGCGAGGATAA